Proteins co-encoded in one Plasmodium sp. gorilla clade G2 genome assembly, chromosome: 9 genomic window:
- a CDS encoding autophagy-related protein 3, putative: MSDQINVKYKIGDTCRKLYSYFKTVNNTSTFIKNGTLTPSEFVDSGDFLVYKFKTWEWQEADKDRVVPYLPQDKQFLITKNVPCKQRIKDLKNIVHDLKIVDNEWLLPSYEEDNNPTDIYEYLPNNTYTMNEKNDYNYEEEEEDDNCDEAIDINNFYMENNLITEHDPASINSTSCYSKNILHDNLMKIRTYDVSITYDKYYQTPRIWLFGYNENGDPLKSEEIFEDILSDYSYKTVTYDPHPCTGVMTASIHPCKHAEAILNVVNNWISEEKEPRHDLYILFLLKFISGVIPTIEYDFTTDIEIPRDNKAEL, translated from the exons ATGAGTGAccaaataaatgtaaaatataaaataggaGATACTTGTCGAAAgctatattcatattttaaaacagttaataatacatctacttttattaaaaatg gTACCTTAACCCCCTCAGAATTCGTTGATTCTGGAGATTTTTTAGtgtataaatttaaaacatGGGAAtg gCAAGAAGCCGATAAAGATAGGGTAGTACCATATTTACCACAAGACAAGCAATTTTTAATTACAAAAAATGTTCCATGTAAACAGCGAATAAAAGACCTAAAAAATATAGTCCACGATTTg AAAATTGTGGATAATGAATGGTTACTCCCAAGTTATGAAGAAGATAACAATCCCACagatatatatgaat attTACCTAATAATACCTACACaatgaatgaaaaaaat gattataattatgaagaGGAAGAAGAAGACGATAATTGCGATGAAGCAATTGATATaaacaatttttatatggaaaataaCCTTATTACT gAACATGATCCTGCATCAATTAATAGTACAAGTTGTTACTCAAAGAATATATTGCATGATA atctTATGAAAATACGTACGTATGATGTTAGTATAACGTAcgataaatattatcaaacACCTAGAATATGGCTCTTTGGATATAAtgag AATGGAGATCCTTTAAAATCAGAGGAGATTTTTGAGGACATATTATCAGATTATAGTTACAAAACAGTCACG tATGATCCTCATCCATGTACTGGTGTTATGACAGCATCTATACATCCATGCAA gCACGCAGAGGCAATTCTGAATGTTGTAAATAATTGGATAAGTGAAGAAAAAGAACCAAg GCATGATTTGTATATCTTGTTTttgttaaaatttatatctgGGGTCATACCAACAATTGAGTATGATTTTACTACAGATATAGAAATACCAAGGGATAACAAAGCAGAATTATGA
- a CDS encoding beta subunit of coatomer complex, putative: MPLNLDIKKKLNSRIGKVKCVDIHESENWILASLYSGKLVIFDYVNQNTIKNIEISAFPIRCAKFIEKKQWIICGGDDMTIRVYNYNTFEKIKSFEDHTDYIRYIEVHQTLPYILTSSDDMTIKLYDYENNFEKLCSFENHIHYVMMCKFNPKDTYIFASASLDKTIKIWGVQNNTSVVTKPHFTLSGHTKGVNCIDYSCSGETSYIISGSDDKTIRIWDYHTKQCIQVLSGHTQNISCVIYHSNLPIILSSSEDCNVKIWNSSMFKLESTLNYNMDRCWSLCAKKTKNDLCIGYDEGLVVIQIGSDVPIYTMFKNKIIYIKNTDIFIINLQNVQEENYNDGDIYKVNKKELGNCDFYPTNVSFHPSGRFICVNGHHEFNIYTSQVLRNKAYGKSSFFVWSHTGDYAIKDEGNKVSIYKDFTSHHTFQTPYNITQLFGGYLLGVKSNNFICFYDWNDYSLIRKIDINVKNVFWNDSGTYVALSTEDSIYILNYLNSDGNLSKDNINKNNDNTNNINNNNNNNNTNGSIELIGVKNRNTNHPQHEENKMDEENYFQLESEINESIESGIWIYDSFLYISKNLRLYIYTKKFIDIYAYIDKYLYICGYVYEYDRIFLLDKNFNFYSFFLPITYLQYQKYIMGQDFIAADNIMKNIPESLYNKLSLFLEKMGYKNKALNICNDLEKKFELSLSIGNLQLCVDIINELERKENDSFVQNKYKKLGDTALVYNDIPMAIYCYKKTNDFSSLLIILSTLGDKIGIEELGQMCLNHQKFNIAFICYFLLHKINKCIDILLSNNNFAYAAFFSRVYKPSSLPTILKKWKEHLNKVYPNMPVKLLNPEENPEYFPDYDKAVECEKIFDKVNTIGSTKNYNTLKKLIDLNIVEEIKEIGYDKVEDIFIKQFNEELEKDIQNFDQNGNILKNEESKNKNVNKKEDNKEDNKEHNNKGDKKEDDKFCKMEDNELLSNIQMQEDNNKINSYSINSNQSMDEDLL; this comes from the coding sequence ATGCCACTAAATTTAgatataaagaagaaattaaaTTCACGGATAGGTAAAGTAAAATGTGTTGATATTCATGAGAGTGAGAATTGGATATTAGCTTCATTATATAGTGGTAAGTTAGTTATATTTGATTATGTTAATCAGAATACAATAAAGAATATTGAGATTTCTGCATTTCCTATAAGATGTGCAAAATTTATTGAGAAAAAACAGTGGATAATATGTGGTGGTGATGATATGACTATAAGagtttataattataatacgtttgaaaaaataaaatctttTGAAGATCATACAGAttatattagatatattGAAGTTCATCAGACTTTAccttatatattaacaagTTCAGATGATATGactataaaattatatgattatgaaaataattttgagAAATTATGTTCATTTGAAAATCATATTCATTATGTTATGATGTGTAAATTTAATCCTAAGgatacttatatatttgcTTCAGCTTCTTTAGATAAAACTATTAAAATATGGGGTGTGCAAAATAATACATCTGTAGTAACAAAACCTCATTTTACTTTATCTGGTCACACCAAAGGTGTTAATTGTATTGATTATTCATGTTCAGGTGAAacttcatatattattagtgGTAGTGATGATAAAACTATTCGTATATGGGATTATCATACAAAGCAATGTATACAAGTATTAAGTGGTCATACACAAAATATATCTTGTGTAATATATCATAGTAATTTGCCAATTATACTTTCTTCATCTGAAGATTGTAATGTAAAGATATGGAATAGCTCAATGTTTAAATTAGAAAGcacattaaattataatatggaTAGATGTTGGTCCTTATGTgctaaaaaaacaaaaaatgatTTATGTATTGGTTATGATGAAGGTTTAGTTGTTATACAAATAGGTTCAGATGTTCCTATATATACaatgtttaaaaataaaattatatatataaagaatacagatatatttattattaatttacaaaatgtacaagaagaaaattataatgatggagatatatataaagtaaataaaaaagaattaggAAATTGTGATTTTTATCCAACTAATGTATCATTCCATCCAAGTGGAAgatttatatgtgtaaatGGACATCatgaatttaatatttatacatcTCAAGTATTAAGAAATAAAGCATATGGAAAAAGCTCTTTTTTTGTATGGTCTCATACAGGAGATTATGCTATAAAAGATGAAGGGAATAAagtaagtatatataaagacTTTACTTCTCATCATACATTTCAAACACCATATAACATAACACAATTATTTGGAGGATACTTATTAGGTGTTAaatcaaataattttatttgtttttatgaTTGGAATGATTATTcattaataagaaaaattgaTATTAATGTAAAAAATGTCTTTTGGAATGATTCTGGTACATATGTAGCTTTATCAACAGAagatagtatatatatattaaattatttgaattcTGATGGAAACTTAtcaaaagataatataaacaaaaataatgataacacaaataatattaataataataataataataataatactaatgGAAGTATTGAATTGATTGGTGTAAAAAATAGAAACACTAATCATCCACAacatgaagaaaataaaatggatgaagaaaattatttCCAATTAGAAAGTGAAATAAATGAATCAATAGAAAGTGGTATATGGATTTATGATagttttctttatatatctaaaaatttaagattgtatatttatactaagaaatttattgatatatatgcTTATATCGataaatatctatatatttgtggttatgtatatgaatatgatcgtatatttttattagataAAAATTTCAATTTTTATAGTTTCTTTTTACCAATAACATATTTACAATatcagaaatatataatgggTCAAGATTTTATTGCTGCAGATAATATCATGAAAAATATACCAGaatctttatataataaattaagcTTATTCTTAGAAAAAATgggttataaaaataaagcattaaatatttgtaatgatttagaaaaaaaatttgagcTATCTTTATCAATTGGGAATTTACAATTATGTGTAGATATAATTAATGAATtagaaagaaaagaaaatgattcatttgtacaaaataaatataaaaaattaggaGATACTGCTTTagtatataatgatataccTATGGCTATATActgttataaaaaaacaaatgacttttcttcattattaataattttatcaaCACTTGGAGATAAAATAGGAATAGAAGAATTAGGACAAATGTGTTTAAATCatcaaaaatttaatattgcttttatttgttattttttactacataaaattaataaatgtatagACATCTTattatctaataataattttgcaTATGCTGCATTCTTTTCAAGAGTATACAAACCATCCTCACTACCAACAATATTAAAGAAATGGAAAGAACACTTAAATAAAGTCTATCCAAATATGCCAGTCAAATTGTTAAATCCTGAAGAAAATCCTGAATATTTTCCTGATTATGATAAAGCGGTTGAatgtgaaaaaatatttgataaaGTGAATACTATTGGAAGTaccaaaaattataatactttaaaaaaattaattgatCTAAATATTgtagaagaaataaaagaaataggATATGATAAGGTTgaagatatttttattaaacaatTTAATGAAGAGTTAGAAAAGGATATTCAAAATTTTGATCAAAATGgtaatattttgaaaaatgaagaaagcaaaaataaaaacgtGAACAAAAAGGAAGACAATAAGGAGGATAATAaggaacataataataagggGGATAAAAAGGAGGATGATAAATTCTGTAAAATGGAAGATAATGAACTATTAAGTAATATACAAATGCAAGAagacaataataaaattaattcatATTCAATAAATTCAAATCAAAGTATGGATGAAGATTTATTATAA
- a CDS encoding high molecular weight rhoptry protein 3: protein MRSKHLVTFFIITFLSFSTVKVWGKDVFAGFVTKKLKTLLDCNFALYYNLKGNGPDAGSFLDFVDEPEQFYWFVEHYLSVKFRVPKHLKDKNIHNFTPCLNRSWVSEFLKEYEEPFVNPVMKFLDKEQRLYFAYTFGDLEPQGKYTYFPVKEFHKYCILPPIIKTNIKDGESGEFLKYELNKEEYKVFLSSVGSQMTAIKNLYSTVEDEQRKQLLKVIIENENTNDISVQCPTYNIKLHYTKECANSNNILKCIDEFLRKTCEKKIDSKHPSADLCDHLQFLFETLKNPYLDNFKKFVNNSDFTLIKPQSVWNVPIFDEYKPKNYLDSVQNLDTECFKKLNSKNLIFLSFHDDIPNNPYYNVELQEIVKLSTYTYSIFDKLYNFFFVFKKSGAPISPVSVKELSHNITDFSFKEDNSEIQCQNVRKSLDLEIDVEAMKGIAAEKLCKIIEKFILTKDATGKPEKSDIHRGFRILCILISTHVEAYNIVRQLLNMESMISLTRYTSLYIHKFFKSVTLLKGNFLYKNSKAIRYSRACSKASLHVPSVLYRRNIYIPETFLSLYLGLSNLVSSNPSSPFFEYAIIEFLVTYYNKGSEKFVLYFISIISVLYINEYYYEQLACFYPKEFELIKSRMIHPNIVDRILKGIDNLLKSSRYDKMRTMYLDFESSDIFSREKVFTALYNFDSFIKTNEQLKKKNLEEISEIPVQLETSNDGIGYRKQDVLYETDKPQTMDEAAYEETVDEDAHHVNEKQSSAHFLDVISEEDILEEKTKDQDLERELYKYMGPLKEKSRSASTASTSDELSGSEGPSTKSTSKASKDQSSSQGEDNTYKEMEELEEAEGSSNLKKGMEFYKSSLKLDQLDKEKPKKKKSKKKKRDSSSDRILLEESNTFTSENDL, encoded by the exons ATGCGTAGTAAGCATTTagtaacattttttattattacttttttatcattttcaacCGTTAagg tttGGGGAAAAGATGTATTCGCCGGTTTCGTAacaaagaaattaaaaaccCTGTTAGACTGTAATTTTGctctttattataatttgaaaGGAAATGGTCCAGACGCTGGA tCCTTTTTAGATTTTGTGGATGAACCTGAACAATTTTACTGGTTCGTAGAACATTATTTATCTGTGAAATTTCGAGTTCCAAAACATCTTAAAGATAAAAACATACATAATTTTACACCTTGCTTAAATAGATCATGGGTATctgaatttttaaaagaatatgaagAACCATTTGTAAATCCTGTTATGAAATTTCTTGATAAAGAACAAAGATTATATTTTGCATATACATTTGGTGATTTAGAACCACAAGGTAAATACACATATTTCCCAGTTAAAGAATTTCAcaaatattgtatattacccccaataataaaaactaatataaaagatggtGAAAGTGgagaatttttaaaatacgaattaaataaagaagaatataaagTTTTTCTTTCTTCTGTTGGTTCTCAAATGACAgctataaaaaatttatattcaaCAGTTGAAGATGAACAAAGAAAACAATTATTAAAAGTTATcatagaaaatgaaaatacaaatgatataTCTGTCCAATGTCCAACTTATAACATAAAATTACATTATACTAAAGAATGTgctaatagtaataatatattaaaatgtattGATGAATTTCTTAGAAAAACATGTGAAAAGAAAATAGATAGTAAACATCCTTCTGCAGATTTATGTGACCATTTACAATTCCTTTTTGAAACATTAAAGAATCCTTACTTggataattttaaaaaatttgtaaACAACAGTGATTTTACTTTAATCAAACCTCAATCAGTATGGAATGTACCTATATTCGATGAATATAAaccaaaaaattatttagatAGTGTACAAAATTTAGATACAGAATGTTTTAAGAAATTAAATAGCAAAAATTTGATCTTCTTATCATTCCATGATGATATACCTAACAATCCATATTACAATGTTGAACTTCAAGAAATTGTTAAATTGAGTACCTACACATACAGCATATTTG ataaattatataatttcttcttcgtttttaaaaaaagtgGAGCTCCCATTAGTCCAGTGTCAG TTAAGGAATTGAGTCACAATATTACCGATTTTAGCTTTAAAGAGGACAACAGTGAAa TTCAATGCCAAAATGTAAGAAAGAGTTTAGATTTAGAAATAGATGTAGAAGCAATGAAAGGTATTGCTGCCGAAAAGTTATGTAAGATTATTGAAAAATTTATTCTTACAAAAGATGCTACAGGCAAACCTGAAAAGAGTGATATACACAGAGGTTTCCGTAtcttatgtatattaatatcTACTCATGTAGAAGCTTATAATATAGTTAgacaattattaaatatggaAAGTATGATATCTTTAACAAGATATACTTCATTATATAtccataaattttttaagagTGTAACATTATTAAAAGGaaactttttatataaaaatagtaaAGCTATAAGATATTCACGTGCTTGTAGTAAAGCCTCATTACACGTTCCATCAGTTTTATAcagaagaaatatttatattcctGAAACAttcttatcattatatttaggATTATCAAATTTAGTATCTTCAAATCCTAGCAGTCCATTTTTTGAATATGCAATTATAGAATTTTTAGTAACTTATTACAATAAGGGTTCTGAAAAATTcgttctttattttatatctatTATCTCAGTTTTATATATCAacgaatattattatgaacaaCTTGCATGTTTCTATCCAAAAGAAtttgaattaataaaatcaaGAATGATACATCCAAATATAGTAGATCGTATATTAAAGGGTATAGATAACTTATTGAAAAGTTCAAGATATGATAAAATGCGTACAATGTACTTGGATTTCGAAAGTTCCGATATATTCTCTAGAGAAAAAG ttttcACTGCCTTATACAACTTCGATAGTTTCATTAAGACCAATGAACAATTAAAGAAGAAGAACTTAGAAGAAATATCAGAAATACCTGTACAATTAGAAACATCTAATGATGGTATTGGTTACAGAAAACAAGACGTTCTTTATGAAACTGATAAACCACAGACTATGGATGAAGCTGCATATGAAGAAACTGTAGATGAAGATGCTCATCACGTTAATGAAAAACAAAGCAGTGCCCACTTCTTAGATGTTATTTCAGAAGAAGACATATTAGAAGAAAAAACCAAGGATCAAGATTTAGAAAGAgaattatacaaatatatgggaccattaaaagaaaaatctaGAAGTGCAAGTACTGCATCTACTAGTGATGAATTATCAGGTTCAGAAGGCCCTTCTACTAAATCTACATCTAAAGCAAGCAAAGATCAATCATCATCTCAAGGTGAAGATAATACATACAAAGAAATGGAAGAATTAGAAGAAGCTGAAGGATCTTCAAATCTTAAAAAAGGTATGGAATTTTATAAATCTTCTCTAAAACTTGATCAGttagataaagaaaaacctaaaaagaaaaaatctaaaaaaaaaaaaagagacaGTTCCAGTGACAGAATATTATTAGAAGAATCTAACACATTTACTTCAGAAAATGATttgtaa